Genomic segment of Helicobacteraceae bacterium:
CTTATGGAAGTTTGGGCGATACAAGCAAAGCGATCGCGAATTACGCCCAAGCGATTAAGATCAATTAAACTTAGCGAGGGCTTACAATAATCGCGGGGAGATTTACGTTGAATTAGGCGA
This window contains:
- a CDS encoding tetratricopeptide repeat protein; translation: MDLNNASVYNNRGIAYGSLGDTSKAIANYAQAIKIN